From a region of the Myxococcaceae bacterium JPH2 genome:
- a CDS encoding DUF4375 domain-containing protein — MAPDDNRIIDVRFDEKHILLHLADGRVRATPLSALIRVDKATPEQRREWVLTEDGRGVNWPALWTPAPDGMLSLWAIEQDALYEHALAQLQHAHRDLEALPPDERELVALWRMEADINNGGFMQFFCNWGEATCHLAIEALGRIGAQATRQCLQDMLSVIAPYGETEEMVSLSELPGMVTDAERDRMYALDQAFWKAPDALPRLVVRHYAPRVANVTD; from the coding sequence CGTGCGCTTCGACGAGAAACACATCCTGCTGCATCTGGCGGATGGCCGAGTGCGAGCCACCCCGCTCAGCGCCCTCATTCGCGTCGACAAGGCCACGCCCGAGCAGCGGCGCGAATGGGTCCTCACCGAAGATGGCCGGGGCGTGAACTGGCCAGCGCTCTGGACTCCCGCCCCCGACGGCATGCTCAGCCTCTGGGCCATCGAACAGGACGCGCTCTACGAGCACGCCCTCGCGCAACTGCAGCACGCCCACCGCGACCTCGAGGCCCTGCCACCCGACGAACGCGAGCTGGTCGCGCTGTGGCGAATGGAGGCCGACATCAACAACGGAGGCTTCATGCAGTTCTTCTGCAACTGGGGCGAAGCGACCTGCCACCTCGCCATCGAGGCGCTGGGCAGGATTGGCGCCCAGGCCACCCGCCAGTGCCTCCAAGACATGCTGAGTGTCATTGCCCCCTATGGTGAGACAGAGGAGATGGTATCGCTGTCCGAACTGCCGGGAATGGTGACAGACGCCGAGCGGGACCGGATGTATGCGTTGGACCAGGCGTTCTGGAAGGCCCCCGACGCGCTCCCTCGGCTCGTCGTGCGGCATTACGCGCCACGCGTGGCAAACGTCACGGATTGA